A section of the Vidua macroura isolate BioBank_ID:100142 chromosome 23, ASM2450914v1, whole genome shotgun sequence genome encodes:
- the CHD5 gene encoding chromodomain-helicase-DNA-binding protein 5 isoform X3: protein MRGPAAARELLDDADNEEDVSEEDDGVLEGLDEFFAEDQVVVQKKKKSKKLKDGKAAKIKRRKKEGSNDEMSENEEEIEEKSESEGSDYSPNKKKKKKLKDKKEKKPKRKKKDEEEDDNEDGSLKEPKSSAQLMEEWGLDDVDYVFSEEDYHTLTNYKAFSQFLRPLIAKKNPKIPMSKMMTVLGAKWREFSANNPFKGSSAAAAAAAVAAAVETVTIAPALPASPQHSALPTVIRKAKTKEGKGPGVRKKIKGSKDGKKKGKGKKMAGLKFRFGGIPSKRKKGSSSEEEEREESDFDSASINSSSMRSECSAGLGKRGKKRKKKKRTEEGDGYETDHQDYCEVCQQGGEIILCDTCPRAYHLVCLDPELEKAPEGKWSCPHCEKEGIQWEPKEEEEEEEDGGEEEEDDHMEFCRVCKDGGELLCCDTCPSSYHLHCLNPPLPEIPNGEWLCPRCTCPPLKGKVQRILHWAWKEPPAAPLPPVLPAADPQLVLPPPKVLEGIPEREFFVKWAGLSYWHCSWVKELQLELYHTVMYRNYQRKNDMDEPPAFDYGSGDEDNQREKRKNKDPQYAKMEERFYRYGIKPEWMMIHRILNHSFDKKGDIHYLIKWKDLPYDQCTWEIDDIDIPYYENLKLLYWNHRELMLGEDTRPLKKLNKKGKKLKEEKLEKPPETPLVDPTVKFDKQPWYIDATGGTLHPYQLEGLNWLRFSWAQGTDTILADEMGLGKTVQTIVFLYSLYKEGHSKGPYLVSAPLSTIINWEREFEMWAPDFYVVTYTGDKESRSVIRENEFSFEDNAIRSGKKVFRMKKEAQIKFHVLLTSYELITIDQAVLGSIEWACLVVDEAHRLKNNQSKFFRVLNSYKIDYKLLLTGTPLQNNLEELFHLLNFLTPERFNNLEGFLEEFADISKEDQIKKLHDLLGPHMLRRLKADVFKNMPAKTELIVRVELSQMQKKYYKFILTRNFEALNSKGGGNQVSLLNIMMDLKKCCNHPYLFPVAAVEAPMLPNGSYDGNSLVKSSGKLMLLQKMLKKLRDGGHRVLIFSQMTKMLDLLEDFLEYEGYKYERIDGGITGGLRQEAIDRFNAWRVRSMAPLSSWHGATPASSVLCPQAFSRAHRIGQNKKVMIYRFVTRASVEERITQVAKRKMMLTHLVVRPGLGSKSGSMTKQELDDILKFGTEELFKDDVEGMVSQGQRIAMPDAVTPFSDALSTKGGAATPGMKKKHGSTPPGDNKDVDDSSVIHYDDAAISKLLDRNQDATDDTELQNMNEYLSSFKVAQYVVREEDGVEEVEREIIKQEENVDPDYWEKLLRHHYEQQQEDLARNLGKGKRIRKQVNYNDTSQEDQEWQDELSDNQSEYSIGSEDEDEDFEERPEGQSGRRQSRRQLKTDRDKPLPPLLARVGGNIEVLGFNARQRKAFLNAIMRWGMPPQDAFNSHWLVRDLRGKSEKEFRAYVSLFMRHLCEPGADGAETFADGVPREGLSRQHVLTRIGVMSLVRKKVQEFEHVNGKYSTPDLLLEGPESKRSSEVVSSDPNTPVPASPAHTHTVLGALADKTEAQLGFHEEKEPVEQKPRKVSDSQVPASAEEEREEHLESCDSKERPRKEKQEDCEKAEPPSEPLVKGLFPPADEGIQEQEKPLEKAELSSSPGKGEDKEVKPEDGKEEEKEPSDAQQNGDKEEEEEGKKDDRNMNFRFMFNIADGGFTELHTLWQNEERAAMSSGKIYDIWHRRHDYWLLAGIVTHGYARWQDIQNDPRYVILNEPFKSEIHKGNYLEMKNKFLARRFKLLEQALVIEEQLRRAAYLNMTQDPSHPAMALNARLAEVECLAESHQHLSKESLAGNKPANAVLHKVLNQLEELLSDMKADVTRLPSMLSRIPPVAARLQMSERSILSRLATRGGDPAAQGSFGSAPIFNNNFGPNFRGPGPGGIVNYSQMPLGPYVTDI from the exons GGGAGCAATGATGAGATGTCAGAAAATGAAGAGGAGATCGAGGAGAAATCAGAAAGCGAAGGGAGTGACTATTCTCCcaacaaaaagaagaagaaaaaactgaaagacaagaaggagaaaaagccaAAACGGAAGAAGaaggatgaagaggaggatgaCAATGAGGATGGAAGTTTAAAG GAGCCCaagagctcagcccagctcatgGAGGAATGGGGTCTCGATGACGTAGATTATGTTTTCTCAGAAGAGGATTACCATACTCTGACGAATTACAAGGCTTTCAGCCAGTTCCTCAG gccTCTGATTGCCAAGAAGAACCCCAAGATCCCCATGTCCAAGATGATGACGGTGCTCGGTGCCAAGTGGCGAGAGTTCAGTGCCAACAACCCCTTCAAGGGCAgctcggcggcggcggctgcggccgctgtggctgcagctgtggagacTGTCACCATCGCCCCGGCGCTCCCCGCCAGCCCCCAGCACTCTGCCCTGCCCACTGTCATCAGGAAGGCCAAGACCAAGGAGGGCAAGG GTCCAGGTGTACGGAAGAAAATCAAGGGCTCCAAAGACgggaagaaaaaggggaaagggaaaaagatggCAGGCTTGAAATTTCGGTTTGGAGGAATccccagcaaaaggaaaaagggctCCTCT agtGAAGAGGAGGAACGGGAAGAATCCGACTTTGACAGCGCCAGCATCAACAGCTCCTCCATGCGCTCTGAGTGCTCGGCTGGcctggggaagagagggaagaagaggaaaaagaaaaagagga CTGAAGAGGGGGACGGGTACGAGACCGACCACCAGGACTACTGCGAGGTGTGCCAGCAGGGCGGGGAGATCATCCTGTGCGACACCTGCCCCCGCGCCTACCACCTGGTCTGCCTGGACCCCGAGCTGGAGAAGGCCCCCGAGGGCAAGTGGAGCTGCCCCCACTGT GAGAAGGAGGGCATCCAGTGGGAGCcgaaggaggaggaggaggaggaggaggatggtggcgaggaggaggaggatgaccACATGGAGTTCTGCCGGGTGTGTAAGGACGgaggggagctgctgtgctgcgaCACCTGCCCGTCCTCCTACCACCTTCACTGCCTGAACCCGCCGCTGCCGGAGATACCAAACGGTGAATGGCTCTGCCCACGCTGTACA TGCCCTCCCTTGAAGGGCAAAGTGCAGCGCATCCTGCACTGGGCCTGGAAGGAGCCGCCGGCCGCCCCGCTGCCGCCCGTGCTGCCCGCCGCGGACCCGCAGCTGGTTCTGCCCCCGCCCAAGGTGCTGGAGGGCATCCCGGAGCGCGAGTTCTTTGTGAAGTGGGCTGGCCTCTCCTACTGGCACTGCTCCTGGGTCAAGGAGCTGCAG CTGGAGCTCTACCACACCGTGATGTACCGCAACTACCAGCGGAAGAACGACATGGATGAGCCACCGGCCTTTGACTACGGCTCTGGGGACGAGGACAAccagagggagaagaggaagaacaaGGACCCCCAGTATGCCAAGATGGAGGAGCGGTTCTACCGCTATGGCATCAAACCCGAGTGGATGATGATCCACCGCATCCTGAACCACAG TTTTGATAAAAAGGGAGACATCCATTACCTGATCAAGTGGAAGGACCTGCCCTATGACCAGTGCACCTGGGAGATTGATGACATAGACATCCCCTACTATGAGAACCTCAAACTCCTCTACTGGAACCACAG GGAGCTGATGCTGGGGGAGGACACGCGCCCTCTGAAGAAGCTgaacaagaaagggaaaaagctgaaaGAGGAGAAGCTGGAAAAGCCTCCAGAAACACCTCTTGTGGAT CCTACGGTGAAGTTCGACAAGCAGCCGTGGTACATTGATGCCACGGGGGGCACGCTGCACCCTTACCAGCTGGAAGGGCTGAACTGGCTGAGATTCTCCTGGGCACAAGGGACAGATACAATCCTGGCTGATGAGATGGGGCTGGGGAAGACGGTGCAGACTATCGTGTTCTTGTACTCCCTGTACAAGGAG GGCCACTCGAAAGGGCCGTACCTAGTCAGTGCCCCCCTCTCCACCATCATCAACTGGGAGCGTGAGTTTGAGATGTGGGCACCTGACTTCTACGTTGTGACCTACACGGGGGACAAGGAGAGCCGGTCGGTCATCCGGGAAAATGAGTTCTCTTTTGAAGACAACGCCATCCGGAGTGGGAAGAAAGTCTTCCGGATGAAG aaGGAAGCCCAGATCAAGTTCCATGTCTTGCTCACGTCCTATGAGCTGATCACCATTGaccaggcagtgctgggctccATAGAGTGGGCCTGTCTGGTGGTGGATGAAGCACACAGGCTGAAGAACAACCAGTCCAAA ttctttAGAGTACTGAATAGCTACAAGATCGATTACAAGCTGCTTCTCACAGGGACTCCGCTCCAGAACAACTTGGAAGAGCTCTTCCACCTGCTCAATTTCCTGACTCCAGAGAGGTTTAA CAACCTGGAGGGGTTCCTGGAGGAGTTTGCAGACATCTCCAAGGAGGACCAGATCAAAAAGCTCCATGACCTGCTGGGTCCCCACATGCTGCGGCGGCTCAAGGCCGACGTCTTCAAGAACATGCCGGCCAAGACGGAGCTGATCGTGCGCGTGGAGCTGAGCCAGATGCAGAA GAAGTACTACAAATTCATACTGACAAGGAACTTTGAAGCCCTGAATTCGAAAGGTGGTGGGAACCAGGTCTCACTGCTCAACATCATGATGGACCTGAAGAAGTGCTGCAATCACCCGTACCTGTTCCCTGTGGCAGCTGTG GAGGCCCCTATGCTGCCCAATGGATCTTATGATGGGAATTCTTTGGTCAAATCTTCTGGGAAACTGATGCTGCTCCAAAAGATGCTGAAGAAGTTACGGGATGGGGGTCACAGAGTTCTGATCTTCTCGCAG ATGACAAAGATGCTGGATTTGCTGGAGGATTTCCTGGAGTACGAAGGCTACAAGTACGAGCGCATTGACGGGGGCATCACCGGCGGCCTGCGCCAGGAGGCCATCGACAGGTTCAATG CTTGGAGGGTGAGAAGCATGGCCCCCTTGTCCAGCTGGCATGGTGCCACCCCCGCCAGCTCCGTCCTCTGTCCGCAGGCGTTCAGCAGAGCTCACCGCATCGGGCAGAACAAGAAGGTGATGATTTACCGCTTCGTGACCAGGGCCTCTGTGGAGGAGCGCATCACCCAGGTGGCCAAAAGGAAGATGATGCTCACCCACCTGGTGGTCCGCCCGGGGCTCGGCTCCAAGTCGGGCTCCATGACCAAACAAGAGCTGGATGACATCCTCAAGTTCGGGACAGAAGAACTCTTCAAGGATGATGTGGAGG gcaTGGTGTCTCAGGGACAGCGGATTGCAATGCCGGATGCTGTTACCCCTTTCTCGGACGCACTGTCAACAAAAGGGGGTGCAGCAACCCCcggcatgaaaaaaaaacatggcaGCACCCCACCAG gtGACAATAAGGATGTAGATGACAGCAGTGTGATCCACTACGATGACGCTGCCATCTCTAAGCTTTTGGACCGAAACCAGGATGCGACTGACGACACGGAGCTGCAGAACATGAATGAGTATCTCAGCTCCTTTAAAGTGGCTCAGTATGTTGTGAGAGAAGAGGACGGTGTG gaggaggtggaaCGGGAGATCATCAAGCAAGAGGAGAATGTGGACCCTGACTactgggagaagctgctgcGGCACCATtatgaacagcagcaggaagatcTGGCCAGGAAcctggggaaagggaagagaatcCGCAAGCAGGTCAACTACAATGACACCTCTCAGGAGGACCAAG AGTGGCAGGATGAGCTCTCTGACAACCAGTCAGAGTATTCCATTGGCTctgaggatgaggatgaagacTTTGAAGAGAGGCCAGAAGGCCAGA GTGGCAGAAGACAATCACGGAGACAACTGAAGACTGACAGAGACAAACCTCTCCCTCCTTTGCTGGCAAGAGTTGGGGGGAACATCGAG GTTCTGGGCTTCAACGCCCGGCAGCGCAAAGCATTCCTGAATGCCATCATGCGCTGGGGAATGCCACCCCAGGATGCCTTCAACTCCCACTGGCTGGTCCGGGATCTGCGAGGGAAGAGCGAGAAGGAGTTCAG GGCATACGTGTCTCTCTTCATGAGACATTTGTGTGAGCCCGGGGCTGATGGTGCTGAAACCTTTGCGGACGGCGTTCCCCGGGAAGGGCTGTCTCGCCAGCACGTGCTGACTCGCATTGGGGTCATGTCACTAGTAAGGAAGAAG GTCCAGGAGTTCGAGCATGTCAATGGGAAGTACAGCACCCCAGACCTGCTTCTTGAGGGCCCAGAGAGCAAGAGATCCAGCGAGGTTGTGTCTTCAGATCCCAACACACCTGTCCCGGCCAgtccagcacacacacacacagtacTAGGGGCTCTTGCAG ATAAAACAGAAGCACAATTGGGGTTCCATGAGGAAAAGGAGCCGGTGGAGCAGAAGCCCAGAAAGGTGTCCGACAGCCAG GTACCTGCAAGTGCcgaggaggagagagaagagcaCCTGGAAAGCTGTGACAGCAAGGAGAGGCCAAGGAAAGAGAAGCAAGAGGATTGTGAAAAGGCTGAGCCTCCTTCTGAGCCCCTGGTGAAAG GCCTGTTCCCTCCCGCAGATGAGGGGATTCAAGAGCAAGAGAAGCCTTTGGAGAAGGCGGAGTTGAGCAGCAGCCCGGGGAAGGGGGAGGATAAAGAAGTCAAACCAG AGGatggcaaggaggaggagaaggaaccAAGTGATGCCCAGCAAAACGGTGacaaagaggaagaggaggagggaaagaaggaTGACAGAAACATGAACTTCAGATTCATGTTCAACATTGCTGATGGTGGCTTCACAG AGCTGCACACGCTGTGGCAGAATGAGGAGAGGGCTGCCATGTCCTCTGGCAAGATCTACGACATCTGGCACCGCCGACACGACTACTGGCTGTTGGCAGGAATTGTCAC TCATGGCTATGCCCGCTGGCAGGACATCCAGAATGACCCGCGCTACGTGATCCTGAATGAGCCCTTCAAGTCAGAGATACACAAGGGGAACTACCTTGAGATGAAGAACAAGTTCCTTGCTCGGCGTTTTAAG TTGCTGGAGCAGGCCCTGGTGAtcgaggagcagctgaggagggcGGCGTACCTCAACATGACCCAAGACCCCAGTCACCCGGCCATGGCACTGAACGCGCGGCTGGCAGAAGTGGAGTGCCTTGCTGAGAGCCACCAGCACCTCTCCAAAGAGTCCCTGGCTGGGAACAAGCCTGCCAACGCTGTCCTGCACAAGG TGCTGAACCAGcttgaggagctgctgagtgaCATGAAGGCTGATGTGACACGCTTGCCCTCCATGCTGTCCCGCATCCCGCCCGTGGCTGCCCGGCTGCAGATGTCAGAGCGGAGCATCCTCAGCCGCCTGGCCACCCGTGGAGGGGATCCAGCTGCCCAG GGCTCCTTTGGCTCTGCTCCGATCTTCAACAACAACTTTGGGCCAAATTTCCGTGGTCCGGGGCCAGGTGGGATTGTCAACTACAGCCAGATGCCTCTGGGACCCTACGTGACTG ATATTTAG